Below is a window of Zygosaccharomyces rouxii strain CBS732 chromosome C complete sequence DNA.
TAGGTAAGAGTTCCCAATGGTCATTAAAACtcttgaaacttttgaaaaccGGTGAAAATCTCAGGATAACTTGCATTAAAACCCAACTCAGGCTCCATCCATTTGACAATGGCGGTAAACTCCCACACGATGTGCCCAAGCTTGAGATAATGGCTGGTGATGAGAGCGGGAACCTTTTCGTCTGGAggtaaaaatgaaaggTAGGTATAAAACGAACAGATTTCGTTTGCACTATACCGATTTATATTGtatttgttgttttttATAGATATTGTCATCGTCATTATTGTCGTGACTATCGTTATGAGAAGCACATCAAAACTTGTTCTTTGGTAGTGTCTTGTGATGGTTGATTTGTTGGAGATAAtgttctttcttcttcttgctgTTGTATCTTTCGTAGAAAAATAGTCCAAACACGTTTAGTAATAATCCTATCAATTGGTTAGCTGTTATCTGCCCTCCTGCAGCTAGCCAACTTACAGTCACCACTACTATACGTTTCATGATATTAGCAATTGAATAGGTCAGAGTAGATACTTCGCCTAACAGTTGGTAGGTAATCATAGCTTGCAAGAAATGAAATGtaccattgatgaagaataaaTACCATGGAATACAACCAATCCCAAATTGTCTGATCTCATCGTAAACCGTGGAGAATTCTAAACTCATAAAGCATCCAAAAGATAGCGAGAATCCAACCAACGATATGTACATCATTAGGGTCAATTTATCATATTTGATGGATTCAGGTACCGTTAAAGTTCCCTTCTTTTCAGTGTATAATGGCAATGGTGCAACCGCTCTATCAAGTCTATTAGCATTCTCCTGCTTATAAGTAAAAACACCTTTACCATAGATATTTTGACTAGCGAAAAttatcattgatgaaattgcaCATAGAATCCCATATGATGAATATTGTTGAGAATTTGAATCTGCCAATGAGCTAACCCTCGAATAGACTTTATTATCTTCACTAACGATAATCCAAACGCCCAGAATGATACATGCTAGACTCAGGTAAACTTGACTGCCAAGTTGCGAATTAGACACTTTGAAAACCTTCTGTAAAATTATAATGCATACTGGCGACAGCGTCTTGATACTAGCTACAGTAGAGATTGGCACCAAAGAAGTCGCTGTATGGCCAAAATATTTTcccaaaaattgaaaaatgcttAGCGGTAGCACTGTAAGAAGTACGTGTCTTGTCGGTCTAGTGAAAATTGTCCTTTGGTGTTGTGGATGAGATTTATCATGATATTGTGGTAATGTACCTTCAGGAAACCTGCTATGAAAACTGAGAGATCCCTTCGCAATAATACAACATAGCGCTGCCAGCAACGCTGTATATGCAAACTGAAATTCACCCAAGAACAACGGTAATGGATGGATCGTTAAGATCTTCTTTGTTACCTGCGAAGCAAACGATGAGATGACGTACCAGCATAGGCAGAGTAATACAATGTGAAAATACCCATGAGGATCACCCTGCATCAGTAATAAGAACTATCTATTCTGTAGTACTACCAGTAATACTGATACCATCCGATgtatttccaaaaattaGAACTCTAtgtgaagaagagaaaaaaaaagaaggcaTCCGAGGTAGATTTCATCATGTTTATACTTAAAATAAATAGTACCAAGAACGTCCAGCCTTCTAGAAAACTAAGTACCGTGCCTTACAAGgcaattggaaatttccAACAACGGCCCTCACATGATGTCGAAGGCCAGAACAGATCGAAAGCCCAGCACCGAGAATGATGCAAGTTCGAGAAGGACTCGATCATTAACGTTAAATAACATTAACAAGCTGTGACttaaatgaaaatatgTAAAACTCTATCATAATGCAAATATAAATGCAGGGCGAAAATGCAAAGGGGGGAGGGGAGTGGTTGTACAATGGATCTCGTAGTTGGAGTTTCCATCGACAACGATCAGGATGcaatgatttttttcaaaatctcgAATTTGCCAACTTCTTGCTCtaattctctttcatcAACACAGGACTTAATAAGTCTAACGGTATGTTTTGTCTTACCGTGAGATTTACCATGGAAAATATTAACTACACCACAGGTCTCTAGTGCATTGCAGATTTCTAAAAATTCGTTGCGTCTCAATGGTGATAACGATTCTTTATCCTTTAGAAATCTAACGTAGTAGTCGTAAGCATCATCAAGGGAGCAGTGggtttggaaaatatcaattttttctctatGTACAATCGCACATAGAATTGTTCTCTGTTGCATGTTTAATTTGTGAACTCTTGACTGAGTGGAATTGTGGTTCATAAACTGGCTAAAAACCTTAGCGACATGTTGTAAATTTACTTTAGTCACTTCTTGATCCGTCTGAGTTTTCAATTTAGCAATTCTTTCTAATTCTACTACCTCAACACTGCTTCGTAGTACGTCAAATAGTTTTCTCAGATCACCGGTGTTACCAGAACACCTTTTGGCGGCATATTTAACAGCCATTGGATTGAAAATACATTGTGGTAATGAATCTAATCGTTTCATAACGATATTAAACATTTGATCAGCGGAATATGGTTGGAAAACCACAGTTTGTGGCATTAAATCTTGTCTTAAATTCAAACGTGAAAGGAACCTGTCCTTCATGTCTAAACTATTGGCAACACCGATTAAAACTAATCTAATCGAAGGTAGTTTTGCCAATAGAAATAGTTCAAAAATCATTCTAGTAGAGTTTGTATCCTGTAATGAAGAATGaaccaatttatccattTCATCCAAAACCACACAAAATGTCGTCGTACTTGAATAGGACTCCATAAACTGTTGTAAATCATTCATTGTCTTCACAGATCTGCCTTCTGGTTTCTCTGCAACCgaatgataaattttgtGGAAAATAGTACTTGGATCGTTAATGGCAATACAATTGATTGTTGAAACCGCAACTGATTCAACTTGATCACCAGAAGGAGACTCGTAATATGAAGTATTGACTAATCCGGATGCATGGTTTTTCTTCGATCCTAGTGTAATTGGTGAGAATCTATCTCTAACGATTGCATCAATTTGTGCAGTTTTACCAGTACCTGGAGGACCCGTAATGTAAAGGGAATTACTCTTGTGTTGCAAAATGTTTTCATCCAAAAACTCAGAAATGTATTTAAATTGTTCCTTTCTAGTGACTAAAGACCCGTCTGTCTCTGTGAAGAGACCGCAGGATCTTTGTAAAAGCGCCTTTGTCTTACCATAAATGGATTCCTTACCAAAGACCAAT
It encodes the following:
- a CDS encoding uncharacterized protein (similar to uniprot|P39542 Saccharomyces cerevisiae YJL193W Hypothetical ORF) is translated as MQGDPHGYFHIVLLCLCWYVISSFASQVTKKILTIHPLPLFLGEFQFAYTALLAALCCIIAKGSLSFHSRFPEGTLPQYHDKSHPQHQRTIFTRPTRHVLLTVLPLSIFQFLGKYFGHTATSLVPISTVASIKTLSPVCIIILQKVFKVSNSQLGSQVYLSLACIILGVWIIVSEDNKVYSRVSSLADSNSQQYSSYGILCAISSMIIFASQNIYGKGVFTYKQENANRLDRAVAPLPLYTEKKGTLTVPESIKYDKLTLMMYISLVGFSLSFGCFMSLEFSTVYDEIRQFGIGCIPWYLFFINGTFHFLQAMITYQLLGEVSTLTYSIANIMKRIVVVTVSWLAAGGQITANQLIGLLLNVFGLFFYERYNSKKKKEHYLQQINHHKTLPKNKF
- the CDC6 gene encoding AAA family ATPase CDC6 (similar to uniprot|P09119 Saccharomyces cerevisiae YJL194W CDC6 Essential ATP-binding protein required for DNA replication component of the pre-replicative complex (pre-RC) which requires ORC to associate with chromatin and is in turn required for Mcm2-7p DNA association homologous to S. pombe Cdc18p) — encoded protein: MISTPTIGSKRVLLPFEDEFDVPQTPKRLKSVNPMVVTPESEEKSENSSSASNCNANSNPFLTPKSPSALNASSPRRLVFGKESIYGKTKALLQRSCGLFTETDGSLVTRKEQFKYISEFLDENILQHKSNSLYITGPPGTGKTAQIDAIVRDRFSPITLGSKKNHASGLVNTSYYESPSGDQVESVAVSTINCIAINDPSTIFHKIYHSVAEKPEGRSVKTMNDLQQFMESYSSTTTFCVVLDEMDKLVHSSLQDTNSTRMIFELFLLAKLPSIRLVLIGVANSLDMKDRFLSRLNLRQDLMPQTVVFQPYSADQMFNIVMKRLDSLPQCIFNPMAVKYAAKRCSGNTGDLRKLFDVLRSSVEVVELERIAKLKTQTDQEVTKVNLQHVAKVFSQFMNHNSTQSRVHKLNMQQRTILCAIVHREKIDIFQTHCSLDDAYDYYVRFLKDKESLSPLRRNEFLEICNALETCGVVNIFHGKSHGKTKHTVRLIKSCVDERELEQEVGKFEILKKIIAS